From the genome of Meriones unguiculatus strain TT.TT164.6M chromosome 17, Bangor_MerUng_6.1, whole genome shotgun sequence:
TGTGCGGGATGGGGGACGCGCGACGCCGAGCCTGCCGCCGAGTGCTGCGCTGCCTGGCCGTCGCCGCAAGGACTGCCGCGACCCGCCGCGGGGGCGGTGGGAGAACCGGATGGATCCGGATCGGGGcccgcccctccccccgccccgccccgtcCGCCGGGCCG
Proteins encoded in this window:
- the Hmgn1 gene encoding non-histone chromosomal protein HMG-14 isoform X1 encodes the protein MGAGAGPADGAGRGEGRAPIRIHPVLPPPPRRVAAVLAATARQRSTRRQARRRASPIPHSHDAQEEGERGRSGEGGAQAPLGEAVGQARTRQGGRQAEEGRGEESSL
- the Hmgn1 gene encoding non-histone chromosomal protein HMG-14 isoform X5, translating into MGAGAGPADGAGRGEGRAPIRIHPVLPPPPRRVAAVLAATARQRSTRRQARRRASPIPHSHDAQEEAQAPLGEAVGQARTRQGGRQAEEGRGEG
- the Hmgn1 gene encoding non-histone chromosomal protein HMG-14 isoform X4; its protein translation is MGAGAGPADGAGRGEGRAPIRIHPVLPPPPRRVAAVLAATARQRSTRRQARRRASPIPHSHDAQEEGERGRSGEGGEARTRQGGRQAEEGRGEESSL
- the Hmgn1 gene encoding non-histone chromosomal protein HMG-14 isoform X3, whose protein sequence is MGAGAGPADGAGRGEGRAPIRIHPVLPPPPRRVAAVLAATARQRSTRRQARRRASPIPHSHDAQEEAQAPLGEAVGQARTRQGGRQAEEGRGEESSL